The segment CAGGCGCACCACACTCATCGGCGGCTTTCAGGCAATCCTCCGGACTGAGGTTCTGCTTTAAAATCTCATTCGGTTTCTGAATCTTTCCGCAACCCACGCATTCCAGGTTGCAACGGAAAAGGGGTTCCAGCATCAGGACCAGGGGAAATTTCTTGCGTCTCTTGAGTTTTTGCTGAAAAATATAGAAACCGATTTTTAATGCCTGCCTGAGAGGTACTGCCATTGCCCGTTCGTCTCCAAGTTGTCAAGGTCGTATGAATAACAAATACTTGCTGGGGTTTATACGAAAGTATTATATTTTAGTTTGCACAGGGAACAAAATTTTAATTGGCCGGCTCATGAATCATCAACATCCAACCTCAATGCTTTCAAGCGATCGTGCCCATTCCGGTCCACGGCCACCGGCTGCTCATCTGGAGGGGTTTTGAAAAAAGCCGGCCTGTTTTTTATCTTGATGGTCCTGGCCCTGTTATTGGACGGGACGCTTTCCTACGATATTTTTGACCTTCGCGTGCTTTCTTTTACCGGCTGGCTGGGACTGCTGTTAGTCGTGCTGATTTGCGGCACCATTGCCTGGGCGGAATCCGCCAAAAAAAACGAAAAGCAGAACAGTCGCAGGTAGGAACTTTCGCGTAAATTTGCTCCGTCACCCATTGAGAACAGCGTCAGCCACCGGCTGTTTCACCAGACTCAATAAGGCATACGGCTCCACCGGCCCCTCGGATTGAATCCAGACCTTACCGTTTCCACCGTGAGCAACCGAAGTCGCGTTTCCTTTCTTATCCTGCATCGCATTGATGTGAAAGCGGTACTGATTCGTTGGGGAAATGTACTCGACCTCTTCCCCCACTTCCATTCGGTTTTTGACTTCCACCTCCATCATTCCATCTGCTCTCAAACCCAGCACCTGACCGCCGAATACCTGCGGTTGTTCATCCTCTTGCGGGGAATCGAAGCGTTCGGTCGCGTGATTGGAATTGGAAATCAAAAAAGCCGAGGTGAACCCCCGGTTGGCGGTTTTGTTGATTTCCTCCAGCAGTCCGGGATTGAAGGACCGGTTTTGGGATAAATCGTCGAGACCCGTCCGGTAAACCTTGGTTATCAGCGAAAGATAATAAATGGATTTCGACCGTCCCTCCATTTTAAAGGACATCACCCCTGCATCTTTAAGCTCTTTTAAAAATTCAATGGCGCGAAGATCTTTGGAGTTCATGATGTACGTGCCGTGTTCGTCTTCATCGACCGGCATCATTTCCCCCGGCCGCTTGGCCTCTTCGATAAAATAATTTCCTTCCAGTGAATTGCATGACGAGGTGTTTTCTCCCTCCTGATGAACATTGTATTCCCAGCGGCAGCTGTTAGTGCACGTCCCTTGATTGGCGTCGCGGTGATTGAAATAATTCGACAGCAGGCATCGGCCCGAATAGGCAATACAGATCGAACCGTGCACGAACGCTTCAAGCTCCATGCCGGGAACTTTTTCATGGATTTCCCGAATCTCCTCCAGCGAGAGTTCTCTTGAAAGGATGACACGACGTACCCCCTGGTCATACCAGAACTCGACCGACGGCCAATTCATGGTATTGGTTTGCACAGAAAGGTGGACTGGAATTTGTGGAAATTCCTTAAGAGCGAAGCGAATCAACCCGGGGTCCGACATGATAAAAGCATCCGGCCTGGCTTGGGCGTAAAAGGCCAGGGATTTCTTGAACGAATCAACCTTTCGATTCTGGGGCAGAATATTGGCGGTGATGTAGATCTTTTTTCCCAGTTTATGGGTGGTTTCGATCGCTTCTTTCAAGGAGGCATCTTTAAAACCATTTTCACGCGCCCTGAGAGAGAATTTAGGAATACCCGCATAAACCGCATCCGCTCCATAGGCAAATGCATAGCGTAATTTTTCAGGACTGCCCGCAGGCGCTAAAAGTTCAGGGATCATTAATATTTATAGGGAAATTTTAATCGGGTTTTAGACGGTGGAATTTAAACTTTTGAATAAGTGCCTACGAACTGAGCGCGGTCTAGAATATGACCTTCCATCGCCTGTAATAATTGTTTTTTAGTCGCCCCCGGCTGTAACTCCAGCTCCCTGTCCAAAGCATAAAGCTTGAACACATAGCGATGCGTTCCACTGGGAGGGCAGGGACCGCCGTAACCGATATTCTTAAAATCGTTCTGTCCCTGCATGGTACCATTTTCCAACTGTCCTTCCCGCAACAAATCGTCCTGTATTTCAGTAATATGAGCGGGAAGGTTGTATAAAATCCAATGAACGAAGGTTCCACCGGGAGCGTCCGGGTCATCTAAAATCAAGGCCAGGGTCATGGCGTCATCCGGGACGGAACCCCATTCCAGAGTGGGGGAGACATTTTCTCCATCACAGGTGTGCTTTTTCGGGATTGTGCCTCCATCCAGAAATGCCTTGCTGGTCAACTGCATCGCCATAGGGTACCCCGATCATTCGTCTCAAAATGGTAACTCCCTTGAACTTCTCCGGGAAATACCCAGAACTGTACACCACAAAAACGCCTTTCTGCAATACAATTCCAAGTGGAATCCGGAGAAAAAAGAGCAAGAGTTTCGGTGCAGGGAAGAGCGTTCGCCACAATGGTTTAAGAGTGGGTACGCCAACCCGGACTACAGGAGGGTCTTGGATTGGTCCTTGGCTTCCAGGTCTTCAACCACCTTCAATGTGGACCGCAAACGCTGGGCAAGTATTTTTAAGATAGGCATCAAGGCCTGGGGGTTGTGGTCGGCCAGAGAGTCGAA is part of the Nitrospinaceae bacterium genome and harbors:
- a CDS encoding U32 family peptidase; this encodes MIPELLAPAGSPEKLRYAFAYGADAVYAGIPKFSLRARENGFKDASLKEAIETTHKLGKKIYITANILPQNRKVDSFKKSLAFYAQARPDAFIMSDPGLIRFALKEFPQIPVHLSVQTNTMNWPSVEFWYDQGVRRVILSRELSLEEIREIHEKVPGMELEAFVHGSICIAYSGRCLLSNYFNHRDANQGTCTNSCRWEYNVHQEGENTSSCNSLEGNYFIEEAKRPGEMMPVDEDEHGTYIMNSKDLRAIEFLKELKDAGVMSFKMEGRSKSIYYLSLITKVYRTGLDDLSQNRSFNPGLLEEINKTANRGFTSAFLISNSNHATERFDSPQEDEQPQVFGGQVLGLRADGMMEVEVKNRMEVGEEVEYISPTNQYRFHINAMQDKKGNATSVAHGGNGKVWIQSEGPVEPYALLSLVKQPVADAVLNG